The genomic stretch CatcacccaagaaggacgggccctgttgagtctggttcctctcaaggtttcttcctgtaattttcagggagtttttccttgccacagtcgccctcggcttgctcaacaggggtttttgtatctgttggtcctggattttgtaaagttgctttgagacaatgtatattgtaaaaagcgctatataaataaagttgacttgacttgacatgcgcagtagcgttgttattgtttacctCATTGAACCGGTCAAAAGGCCTGCATAAGGGTCCAGCAGTTTCATCTTGGTGTTGGCTGTGACTGAACCCTCAAGCTTCCAAGCAATAGTCCTGTACATCAGCGATCCCCAGccctttttgcaccacggaccggtttcatataagatataatttcacggatcgGCGGGGGCatgggggatttaaaatagaataactgtactactcacaaataAGCTTTTTTGGCTGCAACAATAacaccagtaaaaaaaaaagcagtgttttgcttttgatcatgtagtgatctctaattatttattccttctgtgcggcctggtaataaatgacccacggcccagtggttggggaccactgccatAAAAAGTTGctataaaaagttttaaaaatcaTGATGTACAGCAAACAATCTCgctatacaagatgtaacataaagcctccacaagggggagttcacgtacaagtttatttaattattattatttgtctcCGTGACCCATCTAAGGGGTGCGACCCAAGGTTTGCTGTACGTCACTGATCAAACTACTTGCACTGGGTCCACAAACAGTGGAGATTCAAACCAGACAGGGCAGACTgaggtgtgtacaggtgtgtttcCTGAGGTCAGTGAAAAACTCAGCCACTTGAGTAAGCTGCACATGCAGTAAGCAAAGGAAGGTCTGGGCAAACAGTTGTTTACTACACTTGTAAAGAACAtcgttgcagaaatcattaaatgGACAGAACTGCTCAAAACCCACCGTCTTCATGAAGCtaaagtatacacacacacaagattcaGCATATTTTCATATTAGCTTATTTAGTAGAAACTTCATCTTTTTTATGGACATCAGcatgtttatacatttttcaCACCGTCCCTTGGACTCcccaaatgtgtttttttttttttattgcattttacaaactgtcccaactattctggaaatgtggttttgcactgtTATGGTATCAATCAGTGTGTCCTGCATTTAGATAAtggtttaaattctattttaaaCAGGCATGAAAGTCTATTAACAAACATTTTACCATCCAAATAATAGTTATACCAAATACTATTAACATTTGACAGCGCATCTCTCAACTGTTCTTTAACCAGGGGCCTAGTACCAAATCTTAAACTAAATTAAACGTCAAATTCTGTTACCATACGATATATGGTAAGCTGTTTGGGACACAGTATCTCAGCCTTCACAAATATGCATGGACTTGGTAACTGAGACGCAAAGTCAAAAGTTTGCTTGGTGATAATTTGACCTGGAACTAATCACTCACTAAGACTACCCTAGTTCTTTTATTCAAATCTGACATCAGTGTATTAAAATAGCACAGATGGTAGCAGAAATCTGGCTTTAGGTAAGCTAACTGGATGATtggatgtaaaaaaaattacatactaAATCctacagataaataaaaataaatgaaaataaaaatgcttcAGAATAAAATATGTAATCCTGCTAACTAGATTAAGTGGCGACAATCAAACCTGCCGATGAGTTTAACACAAGACAATGACAAAGAAAACCTGCATATCAAAaggaaatgttatttttaaaaaagttaaaaaatttatataaaatttttttttaaagctttagtAGGGCCTTTCTCTGCGCTCATGACGATCCCTGCGGAGAAAAACACAGTGAGACGGCCTTCCTACACTGTAAGAGCACATTCACATCATTGTAAAGTGTTGGGTCGTGAGCATGTGACGCAGCAACACTTCAATCCTTTTTTTACGATGCATAGGCGTACCTCATGTCCATCTTTCCTGGTCTCATTCCTCGTCTTGTTCCCTGTTCCATGGACGGGCCGTCTTGGCTACCTCCTCTGAAACCTCCGGGTTCACCTCCCCAGCCTCCATGCATACCGCCTTGACCACAATCACCACAATCAGAAAATGTGGGAATAGACCAAATAACTTAATATTTCTTATGCACCTTGagcctatttaattaataatttttaactgagttttatttacttaatagtttttctattgtaccttgagctgttgtaatacttgactttccctctgggattaataaagtgatctatctatctacactcAAACCAGGTTGCATATTTAGTTgcttttgattaaaaatgtacatcagTTCATTACTGTGCACAGAAACCCATATTCATTAGTTAGATTTGCATGCTTCATCCCAGAATGTCCACTACAGGTCCTGGGagttgatatttttggttaatgAAAAAATCAGCAGCCACTGATTACTACAAGATGCCACAATATGATGAGTTACTCATCTTTGAATATAGATACAGAAAGGAAGCTTTCTAAAATAGCTTTCATTTTAAAAGGGCAACCAAACACTTGATAGGCTAGTGTTACATCTCTAGATACTGTTGATGGATTTAAGAACTATGCTTTCACATGGTTCCTTTAAAATCACACAGACAGTCTGATATCAAACCAAAGCATTGAGTTGTCTGGAAAGAAGAGAGCACATGCAAATAGTCCGATTTAAACCAAAACAGCATTGTGTCGTCAGTGTGTACCTGGAGGGGGGCTCATCTCCTCTGGCCTGGGAGCTTTGCACTTGTTACAATTGGTCCTCCATGCAAAGTTTATGTTACAGCAGCCACTGCAAAAGAGCAAGACGAAAAGCTAGGATAAATACACAACACCAAAGCAAACATTCGGCTAGACATGCAAGTACACACGCATGCTGAATGGAGGGGGACTTACGGGTTTTCACAGTCCCAGTCTCCGACTCTCTTTGGTGGACCTCTATAAGGCATGCGAGAAGATCCTCCTCTCTCACCACCTCGACCCATGAAacctgtaatgtgtgtgtttattatgattttaatgttatgttttacactttagttacattcatgacaggaacgttagtcactcgttacacaaggtttatcagttcacaagtttatatcgaacacagtcatggacaatttgctTGTGTTAAGTGGATGTGtacaaaacaatcaaacaaaatGGACACACAAGCAGCTGATGGCACGAGTCGAGATTTACTGCCCACACCACCAAAACAAGCTTTTATTGCTGAATGAGGAAATGACATTCAATAGGATTAAAATCAGAAATGGTGATTCAGCATGTCTGGAAAAGTGCCTGACTATAAAACATCAGCATCAATATCAAGAATGCTCTTTAGTTTTGGCCTCTGTTACTAAAACAAACTAccaattatgaacaaaaaaggCTCTAGTTAGACTTTCCTGTCTGTACAGACTTCCATTTGATGCTGTTCTTCTTGTGCTAAAgactttgtttattaggattttaatgtcatgttttacactttgtgttcgatataaccttgtgacctgatgaaccttgtgtaatgagtaactactgtaaCCAGTGAacaatgaacaattttgtatcttcaattaacctcacttgcacgtcttggactgtgggaggaaaccggagcaccgggaGTAagcccacacagaaaggacccggaccatcccacctggggatcaaacactcaggaccttcttgcgacaatgctacccacttagccaccgtgccacctgctAGAgcctttaaaataatttacaggTGACGGGTCTGTCATTTAAAAACAGACCCATTAAACACTGTGGCCACAGTTTTACGACACTGAACTAAAACCTGAAAAATTGAGATCCAGTTCATCTTTGAGATTTTTGGTGAAAATCTGACAGTACCACTATCCACTGGCATTTCTCCCCTCATCATCATACCTTGTGGGTTCTTCCTCTTAGCCATGGACATGTTCAGCTTCCACCCCTGGAACTCCTCACCTGGGATGAACAGAGGTGGAGGAGAATTAGGCATAAGAAATTAGGTTGTACATCAATGCCTACTGTTTAGGTCAGTGGCTTTAATTGAAACCTGTACAAATGCCATACTGGTCTCAAATAGGAGCCCAATAAATTTTAAGACTAAGGCATAAATCTCAATTTGTCTGATGTTTGGAAACTCCTCCCTGAGTTACACTTGCCTCCAATCTAAAACATGTACAATTTAATAAGGACACGAACCACTATACAGTTCCACTGCAGCTCGAGCAAACCGAGGCTCCTCATAGGACAGAATGGCATCTCCCCTGGGTTTACCAGAATCTCGATCAGTGTAGATGTTGATTGCTGGCTGGCCTAAGCGACGGTTCATCTGCAacaaaagttatttatttattaggattttaccatcatgttttacacactttggttacattcatgacaggacagatattCACCAGTCCAggcatttaatatcaaacacagtcatggacaattttgtatctccagttcacctcacttgcacaccttgtactgtgagaggaaacccatgcagacatggggagaacatgcaaactccacacagaagagacccagaccactccaccggtcgattgaacccaggaccttcttgctgtgaggcgacagtgctacccaccgagccacccagaAACCAGTGACAAAGCAGAGGCACAGACACAAtccatatattttttatatcagAGTATTGGCTCGGAATCAAAATAGATTTTGGCTGTTGGGTGTCCAAGACACTTGGTCTAGAGGgcatctggtacagaccaacatcAGGGTATTGTGGGTCAAACTGCAGCTCACTAATATTAATGAGGTTATTATCTCACAACACATGGTGCATGAAGCCTGTGTAGTATTAACAAGGACACTCGTCATTGTCTAACTGCAGTCCACTGTATACAGTGCCTACAGTATGAACACCGGGATCAGAACAACTGAACAAGGTCAACTCGCCTGAACCCCAGAGCTGTGGCACTCACCCTGATTTTGCCGACATCTTTGAAGAACTCTGCCAAACCCCCCAGCGTAACCTTCTCCGTGAGCCCACTGATGTAAATGGTGCGGTTTTCAGACCTGTCCTgctctgggggtcctgaaggAATTATACATGCAAGTCATTAATCTACTTTAAATGATTAAAGAAGCAAAATACCAAAGTAGAGGATACAGTCAATACAGTTGAGAGAACAGAGGAAGAGAGAGAAAAGATCCATTAAGTACAACAGAAATGAGGATGCACAGTGAGCcacacgtgttttttttttttaaataaaccatggacacattttaaaaaaagaacccCCTTTTTAAATTCAAAACACCCAATCCTCAAAATCCATCACACAAGTGGTACACCAGCGAAAATCCTCTTAAGTATAAATATACTCAAAACTCAGAAGTGCAGTAGCCAGTGTAATATACGCTGTAATAACTTACCACCAGGCCTACTGAAGCCACCTCTGTCTCCAGCCATGCTACAAACGAAGATGGTGAAATTCCATTTAACAACAAAGTATGGACAaagctttttttcctttttaccccccccccccaacaccaAATCGTAGGTGTGCTGATTAAACAAAACAGTAtattccagaaaaaaaaacctataaAATGTAAACGTACACAATCCCAAAAGAAAACCAAACATTTCTGAACAGATTCAAAGTGGATGTACATGTACATAAGATTCAACctgtaaaataa from Trichomycterus rosablanca isolate fTriRos1 chromosome 21, fTriRos1.hap1, whole genome shotgun sequence encodes the following:
- the LOC134335578 gene encoding RNA-binding protein EWS-like, coding for MNRRLGQPAINIYTDRDSGKPRGDAILSYEEPRFARAAVELYSGEEFQGWKLNMSMAKRKNPQGFMGRGGERGGSSRMPYRGPPKRVGDWDCENPGCCNINFAWRTNCNKCKAPRPEEMSPPPGGMHGGWGGEPGGFRGGSQDGPSMEQGTRRGMRPGKMDMRDRHERRERPY